A genome region from Streptomyces pratensis includes the following:
- a CDS encoding ATP-binding cassette domain-containing protein: protein MSGEKMIRAEGLRRTFKVGKETIEAVRDVSFDVAGGELLALLGPNGAGKSTTLRMLTTLLPPTAGRVHIAGFDAAREPGRVRKAIGYVGQKNACGENHRIREELVTQGRCYGLPVRDARRRADEVLEILGIGDLAARLPGTLSGGQRRRVDIALGLVHDPSVLFLDEPTTGLDPHSRAGLWEQIQRLRREHGITILLTTHYLDEADRVAERIVIVDRGRVIADGTAATLKAGLSDDHLHITTADIESASAAARVAGRLAGVSQVTAEGQAVHMRIADAGSALPAYLRLLHHAAITVTHAGMRRPSLDDVFINLTGRSLDETGHAYEDTGAEPIGAGRA from the coding sequence ATGAGTGGAGAGAAGATGATCCGGGCCGAGGGTCTGCGTCGGACCTTCAAGGTGGGCAAGGAGACGATCGAGGCGGTGCGCGATGTCAGCTTCGACGTCGCGGGCGGGGAGCTGCTGGCGCTGCTCGGGCCGAACGGGGCGGGCAAGTCCACCACCTTGCGGATGCTCACCACGCTGCTGCCGCCCACTGCGGGTCGCGTGCACATCGCGGGCTTCGACGCGGCGCGCGAACCGGGCCGGGTGCGTAAGGCGATCGGCTACGTGGGACAGAAGAACGCCTGCGGGGAGAATCACCGCATCCGCGAGGAGCTCGTCACCCAGGGACGCTGCTACGGGCTCCCGGTTCGTGATGCGCGGCGCCGGGCCGACGAGGTGCTCGAGATCCTGGGCATCGGCGACCTTGCCGCCCGCCTTCCCGGCACCCTCTCGGGCGGGCAACGGCGGCGCGTGGACATCGCCCTCGGGCTTGTCCACGACCCGAGCGTGCTCTTCCTCGACGAACCCACCACGGGTCTCGATCCCCACAGCCGCGCCGGCCTGTGGGAGCAGATCCAACGTCTGCGCCGCGAGCACGGCATCACGATCCTGCTGACCACCCACTACCTCGACGAAGCCGACCGGGTGGCCGAGCGGATCGTCATCGTCGACCGGGGGCGGGTCATCGCCGACGGCACCGCGGCCACTCTCAAGGCAGGCCTGTCCGACGACCACCTGCACATCACCACGGCGGACATCGAATCGGCAAGCGCAGCCGCACGTGTGGCCGGCCGGTTGGCCGGTGTCTCCCAGGTCACGGCCGAAGGGCAGGCAGTGCACATGCGGATCGCCGATGCCGGCTCCGCCTTACCCGCCTACCTGCGGCTGCTGCACCACGCCGCGATCACGGTCACGCACGCAGGCATGCGCCGACCGTCCCTCGACGACGTGTTCATCAACCTCACCGGCCGAAGCCTCGACGAAACCGGCCACGCTTACGAGGACACCGGCGCCGAGCCGATCGGAGCCGGCCGTGCCTGA
- a CDS encoding TetR/AcrR family transcriptional regulator translates to MSAKQTSSVRNRTERAIVTAALRVWVRDRSATLPQVAVAAEVGRTTLHRYFPERDGLLRAATEHALEAIGNAITEADPDKGHPLDAMRRVVTALASASDAIMFVFGDQSLVRDASPEPGLPAPHDPVIDLIRRGQADGVFDDQLTAEWIQQVLWGVTYTAFEQVERGSIPKFDVVATVTRTLEKGIIAAAGARAEPEPKP, encoded by the coding sequence ATGAGTGCGAAGCAGACCTCCAGCGTCAGGAACCGAACCGAACGGGCCATCGTGACTGCCGCGTTGCGTGTTTGGGTGCGTGACCGATCAGCCACGTTGCCCCAGGTCGCCGTGGCCGCCGAGGTCGGCCGCACGACCCTGCACCGCTACTTCCCGGAACGCGATGGTCTGCTGCGTGCCGCCACCGAGCACGCCCTGGAAGCCATCGGTAATGCCATCACCGAAGCCGACCCCGACAAGGGACACCCGCTGGACGCCATGCGCCGTGTGGTCACAGCCCTGGCCTCGGCCAGCGATGCGATCATGTTCGTCTTCGGCGACCAGTCCCTGGTGCGCGACGCCTCCCCCGAGCCCGGCCTGCCGGCACCGCACGACCCGGTGATCGACCTCATCCGTCGCGGGCAGGCCGACGGCGTCTTCGATGACCAGCTCACCGCCGAATGGATCCAGCAAGTCCTCTGGGGAGTGACCTACACCGCCTTCGAACAGGTCGAGCGGGGCAGCATCCCCAAGTTCGACGTCGTCGCGACCGTGACCCGCACACTGGAAAAGGGGATCATCGCCGCGGCCGGTGCACGTGCGGAACCGGAACCGAAGCCATGA
- a CDS encoding disulfide bond formation protein DsbA, translating into MTDTTTEAGWEVDFWLDPACPLTRHTARWITQVAEQVTLQVRWQVMSLSVLNEHRDDDPEGDPHGYLWIPARIAAAVRTEHGPTALGSFYAALWTEPDGTEREWIGDIDEALHRSGLPTALAEAGTTTDYDQALRASHHAGVDQIDARIGTPVLAVTAPDGTRRALFGPVLDATPARADALRLWEATLLIAGVPAFRELKA; encoded by the coding sequence ATGACCGACACGACCACCGAGGCAGGCTGGGAGGTCGACTTCTGGCTGGACCCTGCCTGCCCGCTCACCCGCCACACCGCACGCTGGATCACCCAGGTCGCCGAGCAGGTGACACTCCAGGTGCGCTGGCAGGTGATGAGCCTGTCCGTGCTCAACGAGCATCGCGACGACGACCCCGAAGGCGACCCGCACGGCTACCTGTGGATTCCCGCCCGCATCGCGGCAGCCGTCCGGACCGAGCACGGACCCACCGCACTCGGCAGTTTCTACGCCGCTCTGTGGACCGAGCCTGACGGCACCGAGCGCGAATGGATCGGCGACATCGACGAAGCTCTGCACCGCAGCGGCCTGCCCACGGCGCTCGCCGAGGCCGGCACCACAACCGACTACGACCAGGCGCTGCGCGCCTCTCACCACGCCGGCGTCGACCAGATCGACGCCCGGATCGGCACCCCCGTCCTGGCGGTCACCGCACCCGACGGCACCCGAAGAGCACTCTTCGGCCCCGTCCTCGACGCCACCCCTGCGCGAGCGGACGCCCTCCGCCTCTGGGAAGCCACCCTCCTGATTGCCGGCGTCCCGGCCTTCCGCGAACTCAAGGCGTGA
- a CDS encoding cellulase family glycosylhydrolase — MRSATSTARQSPLHILLKGLSALLGVVLLGALGPAAAQARPAQAEAAATGLHISDGRLLEANGNDFVMRGVNHAHTWYPGETQSLADIKAFGANTVRVVLSDGHRWTRNGPAEVAGIVDDCKTNRLICVLEVHDTTGYGEDAAAGTLDHAADYWISLKDVLAGEEDYVIINIGNEPWGNTDPAGWTAPTTAAVQKLRGAGFAHTIMVDAPNWGQDWQGVMRANAQAVYDADTTGNLIFSIHMYSVYSTAQAITDYLNAFVDAGLPILIGEFGGPADQWGDPDEDTMMATAEALDLGYLAWSWSGNTDPILDLAIDFDPSRLSSWGERIFHGANGIAQTSQEATVFGGGGNPDDTEAPTAPGTPTASAVTATSATLTWPAASDNVAIAGYDVVRVSGGTETPAASSTTTGVTLTGLTADTAYTFAVYARDAAGNRSARSATVSVTTDESGPTPGVGCSVGYRVVGEWPGGFQGEITIRNTGTTAINGWNLGFAFANGQTVSNMWGGTPTQSGSTVSVAPAGYTAQIAANGSVTLGFTGTKGTTNAAPTAFTLSGNTCTKA, encoded by the coding sequence GTGAGATCAGCAACGAGTACGGCACGACAGAGCCCCTTACACATTCTGCTGAAGGGCCTATCCGCCCTTCTCGGCGTCGTCCTGCTGGGCGCGCTCGGTCCCGCCGCCGCGCAGGCCCGCCCCGCACAGGCGGAAGCCGCCGCCACCGGCCTGCACATCAGCGACGGCCGCCTGCTGGAGGCCAACGGCAACGACTTCGTCATGCGTGGCGTCAACCACGCACACACCTGGTACCCGGGCGAGACGCAGTCGCTGGCGGACATCAAGGCCTTCGGGGCCAACACCGTCCGCGTCGTCCTCTCCGACGGCCACCGCTGGACGAGGAACGGCCCCGCCGAGGTCGCGGGCATCGTCGACGACTGCAAGACCAACCGGCTGATCTGCGTCCTGGAGGTGCACGACACCACCGGTTACGGCGAGGACGCCGCTGCGGGCACCCTCGACCACGCCGCCGATTACTGGATCAGCCTCAAGGACGTACTCGCGGGCGAAGAGGACTACGTCATCATCAACATCGGCAACGAGCCGTGGGGCAACACCGACCCCGCCGGCTGGACCGCGCCGACGACCGCCGCCGTCCAGAAGCTGCGCGGCGCGGGATTCGCCCACACGATCATGGTGGACGCACCCAACTGGGGCCAGGACTGGCAGGGCGTCATGCGCGCCAACGCCCAGGCCGTGTACGACGCCGACACCACGGGCAACCTGATCTTCTCGATCCACATGTACAGCGTCTACAGCACGGCCCAGGCGATCACCGACTACCTGAACGCCTTCGTCGATGCCGGACTCCCCATTCTCATCGGTGAGTTCGGCGGCCCCGCCGATCAGTGGGGGGACCCGGACGAGGACACCATGATGGCCACCGCCGAGGCGCTCGACCTCGGTTACCTGGCGTGGTCCTGGAGCGGGAACACCGACCCGATCCTCGACCTGGCGATCGACTTCGACCCGAGCCGGCTGAGCTCCTGGGGCGAGCGCATCTTCCACGGAGCCAACGGCATCGCCCAGACCTCCCAGGAGGCCACCGTCTTCGGCGGCGGCGGGAACCCGGACGACACGGAGGCCCCGACGGCCCCCGGCACCCCGACCGCCTCCGCGGTGACGGCGACCTCGGCCACCCTCACGTGGCCCGCGGCCTCGGACAACGTTGCCATCGCCGGTTACGACGTCGTCCGGGTCAGCGGCGGCACCGAGACCCCGGCCGCCTCGTCCACCACCACCGGCGTCACCCTGACCGGCCTCACGGCTGACACCGCGTACACGTTCGCGGTCTACGCCCGTGACGCGGCCGGCAACCGCTCGGCCCGCTCCGCCACGGTGAGCGTCACCACCGACGAGAGCGGCCCCACGCCGGGCGTGGGCTGCTCCGTGGGTTACCGGGTGGTCGGTGAGTGGCCCGGCGGGTTCCAGGGTGAGATCACCATCCGCAACACCGGCACCACCGCCATCAACGGCTGGAACCTGGGCTTCGCCTTCGCCAACGGCCAGACCGTCTCCAACATGTGGGGCGGGACCCCCACGCAGAGCGGTTCCACGGTCAGCGTCGCCCCCGCCGGATACACGGCGCAGATCGCGGCGAACGGCTCGGTCACGCTTGGCTTCACCGGCACCAAGGGCACCACGAACGCGGCCCCCACGGCCTTCACGCTCAGCGGCAACACCTGCACGAAGGCCTGA
- a CDS encoding ATP-dependent DNA ligase, protein MASLPRIAPMLATPGRLPPTAADEQWAYEVKQDGQRAMAYLPGDGSLQLLARSGAVITPAYPDLAALGPALGGVPAVLDGEIVALDDQGRSDFERLQSRMGLAGAPAKAARMAQRVPAHLVLFDAVFLRGRSLVPMPYTERRAALEGLGLNGPHWSTPAVIVGHGEEALTMTREAGLEGVIAKRLSSVYEPGVRARTWIKIRHARTVDVIVGGWVPGRGRLGGLPGALLVGERHPGGLRYAGSVGTGWSDAERTRLAGLLRVAAVDTCPFDETPPVAGARWVLPRLVGEVRYATRTKAGRLRQPSWHRLRPDLAPDDLG, encoded by the coding sequence ATGGCCTCCCTGCCCCGGATCGCGCCCATGCTCGCCACCCCAGGCCGCCTGCCGCCCACCGCCGCCGACGAGCAGTGGGCGTACGAGGTGAAGCAGGACGGCCAGCGCGCCATGGCCTATCTGCCAGGGGACGGTTCGCTCCAGTTGCTGGCCAGGTCCGGGGCGGTCATCACCCCCGCGTATCCGGACCTGGCCGCACTCGGACCCGCACTCGGCGGCGTACCGGCCGTGCTGGACGGCGAGATCGTCGCCCTGGACGACCAGGGACGCAGCGACTTCGAGCGGCTCCAGTCGCGGATGGGGCTCGCCGGGGCGCCCGCGAAGGCCGCCCGCATGGCGCAGCGGGTGCCGGCGCACCTGGTGCTGTTCGACGCGGTGTTCCTGCGCGGCCGAAGCCTCGTGCCGATGCCCTACACCGAGCGGCGGGCGGCCCTGGAGGGGCTCGGGCTGAACGGGCCGCACTGGTCGACGCCCGCGGTGATCGTCGGGCACGGCGAGGAGGCCCTGACCATGACACGGGAGGCAGGGCTGGAGGGCGTGATCGCGAAGCGGCTGAGCTCGGTGTACGAACCGGGGGTGCGCGCCCGTACGTGGATCAAGATTCGCCATGCCCGCACGGTGGACGTGATCGTCGGCGGCTGGGTGCCAGGGCGTGGCCGGCTGGGCGGCCTGCCGGGCGCACTGCTCGTCGGCGAGCGGCATCCGGGCGGGCTGCGCTACGCGGGCAGTGTCGGCACGGGGTGGAGCGACGCGGAGCGGACCAGGCTCGCCGGACTGCTCCGCGTGGCAGCGGTCGACACCTGCCCCTTCGACGAGACACCACCGGTCGCCGGTGCCCGCTGGGTGCTGCCACGGCTCGTCGGCGAGGTGCGGTACGCGACGCGGACGAAGGCGGGGCGGCTGCGCCAGCCCTCCTGGCACCGGCTGCGCCCGGACCTGGCACCGGACGACCTCGGGTGA
- a CDS encoding Ku protein encodes MPRPLWTGAISFGLVTIPIKVVSATEDHSISFHQYHQEDMGRIRTRKVCEIDGEVLSQDEIGKGYEVAKGRTVPVTDEELDRMPLPTAKAIEIVAFVEADSIDPVRISDSYYLAVDGQVAAKPYALLRKALERSDKVAVAKFAWHNRERLGLLRVREDAIVLHSMRWPDEIRSPESLAPRETELDEDEIERAVQLTDSMALDDISGFRDRYREALEELLAAKSEGKALPASAGEEEQEPGKVMDLMAALNASVKAAKETRGEDATVHEMTPGKPRARKKAPAAKTTASKKTTAAKKQPARKTAAKKRTAS; translated from the coding sequence ATGCCGCGGCCCCTGTGGACAGGAGCGATCAGCTTCGGGCTGGTCACGATCCCGATCAAGGTGGTGTCCGCCACCGAGGACCACTCGATCTCCTTCCACCAGTACCACCAGGAGGACATGGGCCGGATCCGCACCCGCAAGGTGTGCGAGATCGACGGCGAGGTCCTCTCGCAGGACGAGATCGGCAAGGGGTACGAGGTCGCCAAGGGCCGGACCGTGCCCGTCACGGACGAGGAACTCGACCGGATGCCGCTGCCGACGGCGAAGGCGATCGAGATCGTCGCGTTCGTCGAGGCCGACAGCATCGATCCCGTGCGGATCAGCGACAGCTACTACCTGGCCGTCGACGGTCAGGTCGCGGCCAAGCCCTACGCCCTGCTGCGGAAGGCGCTGGAGCGCAGCGACAAGGTCGCCGTGGCCAAGTTCGCCTGGCACAACCGTGAGCGGCTCGGCCTGCTCCGGGTGCGGGAGGACGCGATCGTGCTGCACTCGATGCGCTGGCCGGACGAGATCCGGAGTCCCGAGTCACTCGCCCCCCGGGAGACCGAACTGGACGAGGACGAGATCGAACGCGCCGTGCAGCTCACCGACAGCATGGCCCTGGACGACATCTCCGGCTTCCGCGACCGCTACCGGGAGGCCCTGGAGGAGCTGCTCGCGGCCAAGTCCGAAGGCAAGGCGCTCCCGGCGTCGGCGGGGGAGGAGGAGCAGGAGCCGGGCAAGGTCATGGACCTGATGGCCGCGCTGAACGCGTCGGTGAAGGCGGCCAAGGAGACACGGGGCGAGGACGCGACCGTGCACGAGATGACGCCGGGGAAGCCACGTGCCCGGAAGAAGGCCCCGGCTGCGAAGACGACGGCCTCCAAGAAGACCACGGCGGCCAAGAAGCAGCCGGCCCGGAAGACGGCCGCGAAGAAGCGGACCGCTTCCTGA
- a CDS encoding SgcJ/EcaC family oxidoreductase produces MDTSNLAPATDDADEKRIRELVARTQEAQADPDVLPALHTSDLVLINLGGRRLFGRETFVSAMTEALSSPLKDIRTTLEIDDIRFATPDVAIVSLTKTVHDERAEGDEGDDLPELPLTGAMTYVMTRTDGDWRISLAQTTPIR; encoded by the coding sequence ATGGACACCTCGAACCTCGCCCCTGCCACCGATGACGCCGACGAGAAGCGGATCCGCGAGCTCGTCGCGCGGACCCAGGAGGCGCAGGCCGACCCGGACGTACTGCCGGCGCTGCACACCTCCGATCTCGTGCTCATCAACCTCGGCGGACGGCGGCTCTTCGGGCGCGAGACCTTCGTCTCCGCCATGACCGAAGCGCTCTCCTCCCCGCTCAAGGACATCCGGACCACGCTGGAGATCGACGACATCCGATTCGCCACGCCCGACGTGGCCATCGTGAGCCTGACCAAGACGGTCCACGACGAGCGGGCCGAGGGGGACGAGGGGGACGACCTGCCCGAGCTCCCCCTGACCGGCGCGATGACCTACGTCATGACCCGCACGGACGGCGACTGGCGCATATCCCTGGCACAGACGACGCCGATCCGCTGA